A window from Neobacillus sp. PS3-40 encodes these proteins:
- a CDS encoding Rrf2 family transcriptional regulator: protein MSISSRFAVGIHILALIELNKDGTSSSEFLASSVNTNPAVIRKLMGMLKKAGLVEVHPGIAGAKLAKELSDITLIDVYKAVNVVQDKELFSVHDNPNPECPVGRNIQNTIEPLFTAAQLAMEEVLGSVTLKDVVKGIANQENIKC from the coding sequence ATGTCCATCAGCAGCCGATTTGCTGTCGGAATTCACATATTAGCTTTAATTGAATTAAATAAAGATGGAACAAGCTCTTCCGAATTTTTAGCTTCAAGTGTAAACACAAATCCAGCCGTGATAAGAAAACTTATGGGTATGCTTAAAAAAGCAGGTTTAGTAGAGGTGCATCCTGGCATTGCAGGAGCAAAACTTGCAAAGGAACTATCTGATATTACACTGATTGATGTTTATAAAGCAGTTAATGTTGTACAGGATAAAGAGTTGTTTAGCGTACATGACAATCCAAATCCAGAATGTCCAGTCGGTAGGAACATCCAGAATACAATAGAACCATTATTTACAGCTGCTCAATTAGCCATGGAGGAGGTTTTGGGGAGCGTAACCTTAAAGGATGTTGTGAAAGGTATTGCCAATCAAGAGAATATAAAATGTTGA
- a CDS encoding histidine phosphatase family protein: MEISLIRHGKSKLIENDKITGMEFKNWVEKYDHYGVFEESTYPQKTLRKMATTNLVITSDLKRSVDSANLLNPKTKVISDALFRETELPIHSTGLFGIKFNPTIWTVILRLLWFSGYSNKCESLSLAKYRAIKASEQLIDYANEYNTVVLVGHGFFNMLIAKELKRKGWKGERKTGAKHWSCTTYTLLNYHENKFL, encoded by the coding sequence ATGGAAATTTCATTAATTAGACATGGGAAATCGAAACTCATCGAAAACGATAAAATAACGGGTATGGAATTTAAAAACTGGGTTGAAAAATATGACCATTATGGAGTGTTTGAAGAGTCTACATATCCCCAAAAGACACTTAGAAAAATGGCGACTACTAACCTAGTTATTACTAGTGATTTAAAAAGGTCTGTTGATTCAGCAAATTTATTAAATCCAAAAACAAAAGTAATCTCTGATGCTTTGTTTCGAGAAACTGAGTTACCTATTCATTCAACAGGATTATTTGGTATAAAATTTAATCCGACTATTTGGACTGTGATTTTAAGATTACTATGGTTTAGTGGTTATTCAAATAAATGCGAGTCTTTAAGTCTTGCGAAATATAGGGCGATAAAAGCATCAGAGCAATTAATTGATTACGCCAATGAGTATAATACGGTAGTTTTAGTTGGGCATGGTTTTTTTAATATGTTAATTGCTAAGGAATTGAAGAGAAAGGGCTGGAAAGGTGAAAGAAAAACAGGTGCGAAACATTGGAGTTGCACTACATATACCTTATTAAACTACCATGAAAATAAGTTTCTTTAA